The Miltoncostaea oceani genome includes a region encoding these proteins:
- a CDS encoding STAS domain-containing protein: MATDDVGVDPANDRLGPALEGRLGADGDAAVYEIIGELDLGGAAALAARLEEVVDATGGDLVLDLSRMPFVDSTGLRILIDARRHLDARGRRLVLRAMQPDVERLLRLTAMEAWFEPGGGR, encoded by the coding sequence ATGGCGACGGACGACGTGGGCGTGGACCCGGCGAACGACCGGCTCGGCCCTGCCCTGGAGGGGCGGCTGGGCGCGGACGGCGACGCCGCCGTCTACGAGATCATCGGCGAGCTCGACCTGGGCGGCGCGGCCGCGCTCGCGGCGCGGCTCGAGGAGGTCGTGGACGCGACCGGCGGGGACCTGGTGCTCGACCTGTCCCGGATGCCGTTCGTCGACTCGACGGGCCTGCGGATCCTCATCGACGCGCGCCGCCACCTCGACGCGCGCGGCCGCCGCCTCGTGCTCCGCGCGATGCAGCCCGACGTCGAGCGTCTCCTGCGCCTGACGGCGATGGAGGCGTGGTTCGAGCCGGGGGGCGGCCGCTAA
- a CDS encoding MarR family winged helix-turn-helix transcriptional regulator: protein MAQLPDPRPAPSATDYREAAALREGLRRFMRRSEEIAAANGLTPQRHLLLVQIKGAPDGSERATVTDLAERMQLAQNTVTDLVARAEAVGLVRREASAADGRSVLLSVSPEGERRLAATVAALRDDRARLAALVASLDLAGPPDAGA from the coding sequence ATGGCGCAGCTCCCCGACCCCCGGCCGGCACCCTCGGCCACGGACTACCGCGAGGCGGCGGCGCTGCGCGAAGGGCTGCGGCGCTTCATGCGGCGCAGCGAGGAGATCGCCGCGGCGAACGGCCTGACGCCGCAGCGCCACCTGCTGCTCGTGCAGATCAAGGGCGCGCCGGACGGGTCGGAGCGGGCGACGGTGACCGACCTCGCCGAGCGGATGCAGCTCGCGCAGAACACCGTCACCGACCTCGTCGCCCGTGCCGAGGCCGTCGGCCTCGTGCGCCGCGAGGCCTCCGCCGCCGACGGGCGCAGCGTCCTGCTGAGTGTCTCGCCCGAGGGTGAGCGGCGGCTCGCGGCGACGGTGGCCGCCCTGCGGGACGACCGCGCCCGGCTCGCCGCCCTCGTGGCGTCGCTCGACCTCGCGGGGCCCCCCGACGCCGGGGCGTGA
- the nhaA gene encoding Na+/H+ antiporter NhaA, translating into MPRRVVRPVQQFLHTEVSGGIVLLGASIIALLWANLATASYLDLWSTEFTVALGDWSVTEDLQHVVNDGLMAIFFLVIGLEVKRELVTGELSTRQAALLPLFAALGGVVLPALIYVALSGGGDATRGWGIPMATDVAFALAALAALGRRVPTALVAFLLGVAVIDDIVAILVVAVYYTDAVVLAWLATALIALAAMYALQRVGVRYLVPYVALGLVAWFATFESGVHATIAGVAIGLITPVRPFQDPRVVSAEAIRTAEETDDAPDDPDADAGRWRRLSWLSREAISPLERVQHGLHPWSSFAVLPVFALANAGIVLDRGSLSAAAETPVAVAVAVALVVGKTIGLTAGTALAVRLGLSTLPPGVSWAHILGVGALAGIGFTVSLFITELAFTDPDIIDAAKIGVLGGSLVAAAIGLLLLARAGRRGPAAPPG; encoded by the coding sequence GTGCCCCGCCGCGTCGTGCGCCCCGTGCAGCAGTTCCTGCACACGGAGGTCTCCGGCGGGATCGTCCTGCTCGGGGCCTCGATCATCGCGCTCCTGTGGGCCAACCTCGCCACGGCCTCCTACCTGGACCTCTGGTCCACGGAGTTCACCGTCGCCCTCGGCGACTGGAGCGTCACCGAGGACCTCCAGCACGTCGTCAACGACGGGTTGATGGCGATCTTCTTCCTGGTGATCGGGCTCGAGGTGAAGCGGGAGCTCGTCACGGGGGAGCTGTCGACCCGCCAGGCGGCCCTGCTGCCGCTGTTCGCCGCGCTCGGCGGGGTCGTGCTCCCCGCCCTGATCTACGTCGCCCTCAGCGGCGGCGGCGACGCGACCCGGGGCTGGGGCATCCCGATGGCGACCGACGTGGCGTTCGCCCTCGCCGCCCTCGCCGCCCTGGGGCGCCGCGTGCCGACGGCCCTCGTGGCGTTCCTGCTGGGCGTCGCCGTGATCGACGACATCGTCGCGATCCTCGTCGTCGCGGTCTACTACACCGACGCCGTGGTCCTCGCGTGGCTCGCGACCGCCCTCATCGCGCTGGCCGCGATGTACGCGCTCCAGCGGGTCGGGGTGCGGTACCTCGTGCCGTACGTCGCCCTCGGCCTCGTCGCGTGGTTCGCGACGTTCGAGTCGGGTGTCCACGCCACCATCGCCGGCGTCGCGATCGGCCTGATCACCCCCGTGCGCCCGTTCCAGGACCCCCGCGTCGTCAGCGCCGAGGCGATCCGCACCGCCGAGGAGACCGACGACGCGCCCGACGACCCCGACGCCGACGCGGGCCGCTGGCGGCGGCTGTCGTGGCTGTCGCGGGAGGCGATCTCGCCGCTCGAGCGCGTCCAGCACGGACTGCACCCGTGGTCGAGCTTCGCCGTCCTCCCCGTGTTCGCGCTCGCGAACGCCGGCATCGTCCTCGACCGCGGGTCGTTGTCCGCCGCCGCGGAGACCCCCGTCGCGGTCGCGGTCGCCGTCGCGCTCGTCGTCGGCAAGACCATCGGGCTGACCGCGGGCACGGCGCTCGCGGTGCGGCTCGGCCTGAGCACCCTGCCCCCGGGCGTCTCGTGGGCGCACATCCTGGGCGTCGGGGCCCTCGCCGGGATCGGCTTCACGGTGTCCCTGTTCATCACCGAGCTCGCCTTCACCGACCCCGACATCATCGACGCCGCGAAGATCGGGGTGCTCGGCGGCTCGCTCGTGGCCGCGGCGATCGGGCTGCTGCTGCTGGCGCGCGCGGGACGACGCGGCCCCGCGGCGCCGCCGGGTTAG
- a CDS encoding SpoIIE family protein phosphatase, with protein sequence MTSRLAMDADARRRVCIFIAVAAAYAVGSQLSYSWFGADGTGASFFPAAGVTLAALVIARRADWVVVVAAAALAEISLDLWHDIGPAASVGYAVANVVQPLVGATLLLGVVARPDLSRLRDLVAFLGGAVVAGPAVGAVVGATAFTVLDDGDGWLRFAGEWWVGDGLGVLVVAGAILGVRSDPPTAGRPLRLIETFVLVGAAGAATVAVAWSGEVGLIAVPIGVLLASGFRIGVRGVALTGAVVSFIAAHATAGGHGLWEDLDVAPDAGLLYLQLTLAVLIAAAYGIAAEVGERETSAVERNAALRFRAMADSAPAMLWVTDDEGRCTYLSRGWYAFTGQTEEEGLGAGWLDAVHPDDREAVRRAHEQAVAAHEPFTLDYRLRDAEGRYRWAFDAGRPLTDVRGRPGGFIGSVIDVHERTRTEVALRESEARFRALFASIDEGYCLAEMVLDPDGRPVDYRFLETNPVFESMTGLRDAVGHTALELVPGLEQAWIDTYAEVAFGGATRRFESASEAMGRTFDVFATPVEPRGRFALVFTDVTARRRAEEALRASEAAERRARRRAELIAEIVSGLEAVEGAEGRAERLVAMLAPRVADHAAIRIPGEDPGPGTPLRAHSVVTLPLDVGGPRSGRLVLSLTNPERPAYGAEDMPFLTDLAGRAGVLLASARIHDEERRVALSLQRALLPERLLEHAAIEVAARYTAAGDALEVGGDWYETLPLPDGRIGIAVGDVVGHGLEAAATMGRLRTALAALAPHTPSPGALLARLQQFADGPNGTDFATVGFAALDPATGRLDYAYAGHPPMLLLPPDGPAAWLEGGRSMPLCRPGSGRDRGHASTVLPAGAVLLLYTDGLVERREESMDVGLGRLRAAAEDLRDAPVADMCDRVVAAMIRETGNSDDAVLVCLRFRPA encoded by the coding sequence ATGACCTCGAGGCTGGCGATGGACGCCGACGCGCGACGCCGGGTGTGCATCTTCATCGCGGTCGCCGCCGCGTACGCGGTCGGGTCGCAGCTCTCGTACTCGTGGTTCGGCGCCGACGGCACCGGCGCGTCGTTCTTCCCCGCCGCGGGCGTCACCCTCGCGGCGCTCGTGATCGCCCGGCGCGCGGACTGGGTCGTCGTGGTCGCCGCCGCGGCGCTCGCGGAGATCTCCCTCGACCTCTGGCACGACATCGGGCCGGCGGCCTCCGTCGGATACGCCGTCGCGAACGTCGTGCAGCCGCTCGTCGGCGCGACCCTGCTGCTCGGGGTGGTGGCCCGCCCCGACCTCTCGCGCCTGCGCGACCTCGTCGCGTTCCTCGGCGGGGCCGTCGTCGCCGGGCCCGCCGTCGGGGCCGTCGTGGGCGCGACCGCCTTCACCGTGCTCGACGACGGGGACGGCTGGCTCCGGTTCGCCGGCGAGTGGTGGGTCGGGGACGGCCTCGGCGTGCTCGTCGTGGCCGGCGCGATCCTCGGCGTCCGGTCCGACCCCCCGACCGCCGGGCGCCCCCTGCGCCTCATCGAGACGTTCGTGCTGGTCGGGGCCGCGGGGGCCGCGACCGTCGCCGTGGCCTGGTCGGGCGAGGTCGGGCTCATCGCCGTCCCGATCGGCGTGCTGCTCGCCAGCGGGTTCCGCATCGGCGTGCGGGGGGTCGCGCTCACCGGGGCCGTCGTGTCGTTCATCGCGGCGCACGCGACGGCCGGCGGGCACGGCCTGTGGGAGGACCTCGACGTCGCCCCCGACGCCGGGCTCCTCTACCTGCAGCTCACCCTCGCCGTCCTGATCGCCGCCGCCTACGGCATCGCCGCCGAGGTCGGGGAGCGCGAGACGTCGGCGGTGGAGCGCAACGCCGCCCTCCGCTTCCGCGCGATGGCCGACTCGGCCCCGGCGATGCTGTGGGTGACCGACGACGAGGGGCGCTGCACGTACCTCAGCCGCGGGTGGTACGCCTTCACCGGCCAGACCGAGGAGGAGGGCCTCGGGGCGGGCTGGCTCGACGCCGTCCACCCCGACGACCGCGAGGCGGTGCGACGGGCGCACGAGCAGGCGGTCGCCGCCCACGAGCCGTTCACGCTCGACTACCGGCTGCGCGACGCGGAGGGGCGGTACCGCTGGGCGTTCGACGCCGGCCGGCCCCTCACCGACGTCCGCGGTCGTCCCGGCGGCTTCATCGGATCGGTGATCGACGTCCACGAGCGGACCCGCACCGAGGTGGCGCTGCGCGAGAGCGAGGCCCGCTTCCGCGCCCTGTTCGCGTCGATCGACGAGGGCTACTGCCTCGCGGAGATGGTCCTCGACCCGGACGGACGGCCCGTCGACTACCGCTTCCTCGAGACGAACCCCGTCTTCGAGTCGATGACGGGCCTCCGGGACGCGGTCGGGCACACCGCCCTCGAGCTCGTGCCCGGCCTCGAGCAGGCATGGATCGACACGTACGCGGAGGTCGCGTTCGGGGGCGCGACGCGCCGCTTCGAGAGCGCCTCCGAGGCGATGGGCCGCACGTTCGACGTCTTCGCGACACCCGTCGAGCCCCGCGGGCGGTTCGCCCTCGTCTTCACGGACGTGACCGCCCGCCGCCGCGCCGAGGAGGCCCTGCGCGCGAGCGAGGCGGCCGAGCGGCGGGCGCGGCGGCGGGCCGAGCTGATCGCCGAGATCGTCAGCGGCCTCGAGGCCGTCGAGGGCGCGGAGGGGCGGGCGGAGCGCCTCGTGGCGATGCTCGCCCCGCGGGTCGCCGACCACGCCGCGATCCGCATCCCCGGTGAGGACCCCGGCCCCGGGACGCCGCTGCGGGCCCACTCGGTCGTGACCCTGCCGCTCGACGTCGGAGGGCCCCGGTCGGGGCGCCTCGTGCTGTCGCTCACCAACCCGGAGCGCCCCGCCTACGGCGCGGAGGACATGCCGTTCCTCACCGACCTCGCGGGGCGGGCGGGGGTGCTCCTGGCGAGCGCGCGGATCCACGACGAGGAGCGGCGGGTGGCGTTGTCGCTGCAGCGGGCCCTGCTGCCCGAGCGCCTGCTGGAGCACGCCGCGATCGAGGTCGCGGCGCGCTACACCGCCGCGGGCGACGCCCTCGAGGTCGGCGGGGACTGGTACGAGACGCTGCCGCTGCCCGACGGGCGCATCGGCATCGCCGTGGGCGACGTCGTCGGCCACGGCCTGGAGGCCGCCGCGACGATGGGACGCCTGCGGACCGCCCTCGCCGCGCTCGCGCCGCACACCCCGTCACCGGGCGCGCTCCTCGCCCGCCTGCAGCAGTTCGCCGACGGCCCGAACGGGACCGACTTCGCCACCGTCGGCTTCGCGGCCCTCGACCCCGCGACGGGGCGCCTCGACTACGCCTACGCGGGGCACCCGCCCATGCTGCTGCTGCCGCCCGACGGTCCCGCCGCGTGGCTGGAGGGAGGTCGCTCGATGCCCCTGTGCCGGCCGGGGTCGGGACGCGATCGCGGGCACGCCTCCACCGTCCTCCCCGCCGGCGCGGTGCTGCTGCTCTACACGGACGGCCTCGTCGAGCGGCGCGAGGAGTCGATGGACGTCGGCCTCGGGCGGCTCCGCGCGGCCGCGGAGGACCTGCGCGACGCGCCCGTCGCCGACATGTGCGACCGCGTCGTCGCCGCGATGATCCGGGAGACCGGCAACTCCGACGACGCCGTCCTCGTCTGCCTCAGGTTCCGCCCCGCCTGA